A single window of Bacteroidota bacterium DNA harbors:
- a CDS encoding menaquinone biosynthesis protein, with the protein MKTKISIVSYFNTLPFRYGLKNSKLIDQIDLQEDIPSICAQKLKFKQVEIGLVPVALLPELENFKVITDYCIGANGKVDSVKLYSMVPLNEIKTVILDYQSKSSVTLTKVLNKFYWKTNFQFEDAIPGYEQFVSGNTAAVVIGDRTFVLNGNYKFEYDLAEEWKNFTGLPFVFAAWVSNGETNPDFIKEFNQVLKSGVNNIDNALKNSSHHFSEKFNAEDYLKNKIDFNLDDRKKIALELFLNYIRQL; encoded by the coding sequence ATTAAAACCAAAATTTCTATAGTCAGCTATTTTAATACTCTGCCATTCAGGTATGGGTTAAAAAATTCTAAGCTGATTGATCAAATAGATTTGCAGGAAGATATCCCGAGTATTTGCGCGCAGAAACTAAAATTCAAACAGGTAGAAATCGGTTTAGTGCCGGTAGCTTTACTGCCGGAGTTGGAAAATTTTAAAGTGATTACCGACTACTGTATTGGCGCTAACGGAAAGGTGGATAGCGTTAAGCTTTACAGCATGGTTCCGTTAAACGAGATTAAAACAGTTATCCTCGATTATCAGTCTAAGTCTTCGGTGACACTCACGAAAGTTTTAAATAAGTTTTATTGGAAAACAAATTTTCAATTTGAGGATGCAATTCCGGGCTACGAGCAATTTGTGAGTGGCAATACCGCCGCTGTTGTAATCGGCGATCGCACCTTTGTTTTAAATGGAAATTATAAGTTTGAATACGATTTAGCGGAAGAATGGAAAAATTTTACAGGTTTACCATTTGTATTCGCAGCATGGGTGAGCAACGGCGAAACAAATCCTGATTTTATAAAAGAGTTTAATCAGGTTTTAAAGTCAGGTGTCAATAACATTGATAATGCTTTAAAGAATTCTTCGCATCATTTCTCAGAAAAATTTAATGCTGAAGATTACTTAAAGAATAAAATTGATTTTAATCTGGATGACAGAAAGAAAATTGCTTTAGAATTGTTTTTAAATTACATCAGGCAATTATAG
- a CDS encoding UDP-2,3-diacylglucosamine diphosphatase: MKTYYRTIVLSDIHLGTNSSKAKEVTRFLKHHKCDTLILNGDIIDGWQLKKSGKWQKRHTNFFKHIINLTAKNKCDVIYLRGNHDDFLEEMIPFTFGRFQIKKYHIHYGLEKKYFVTHGDIFDNVTSKFKWIAKLGDIGYTFLLWFNHHYNNYREKKGLPYYSVSQAVKAKVKSAVSFISDYENELVKVARARKCDGIICGHIHQPVVKDIHGIEYLNSGDWVENLSALVEDENGKWHIVYYHHWQMIHEAAKKAKANKDIDNILPPGVTLQG, translated from the coding sequence GTGAAAACATACTACCGAACCATTGTGCTTTCTGATATACATCTCGGCACAAATTCATCTAAAGCAAAAGAAGTAACCCGATTTCTTAAACATCACAAATGCGATACATTAATTCTTAATGGCGACATTATTGACGGATGGCAATTAAAAAAGTCAGGTAAATGGCAAAAACGTCACACCAATTTCTTTAAACACATTATCAATTTAACGGCCAAAAATAAATGCGATGTTATTTATCTGCGCGGTAATCACGATGACTTTTTAGAAGAAATGATTCCTTTCACTTTCGGACGATTTCAAATAAAAAAATACCACATTCATTATGGACTAGAAAAAAAATACTTTGTTACGCATGGAGATATTTTTGACAATGTTACTTCAAAATTCAAATGGATTGCTAAGTTGGGAGATATTGGCTATACATTTCTGCTTTGGTTTAATCACCATTACAACAATTATAGAGAAAAGAAAGGTTTACCATACTACTCCGTTTCGCAAGCAGTAAAAGCTAAAGTAAAGTCAGCAGTCTCTTTTATTTCAGATTACGAAAATGAATTGGTTAAGGTAGCGCGTGCCAGAAAATGTGATGGCATTATTTGTGGACATATCCATCAGCCTGTTGTTAAAGACATTCATGGCATTGAATATTTAAACTCGGGCGACTGGGTGGAGAATTTATCGGCCTTAGTTGAAGATGAAAACGGTAAATGGCACATCGTATATTATCATCATTGGCAGATGATACATGAGGCCGCAAAAAAAGCAAAAGCGAATAAGGATATTGATAATATTTTACCTCCGGGTGTTACACTTCAAGGATAA
- a CDS encoding zinc-dependent metalloprotease: MKKFLLSASLLGLSIAAFAQSERLWSPINENQITLSGTREIVPQKYLTYQVNINELRSKLLTAPSENQVNISLSNCIIDLPMPNGQVAAFRVVEAPIMEEGLANAYPKIKTYSVKGVDDIYAKGKLDVNDFGFHAMIRSTNGSVFIDPFCRGNQIDYITYYTHDFKKDPAHMLPEVGVMENPEYTADKSSSAPPATCVGANLRRYRLAVACTGEYAVAATGVANPTKSQILSKVVTSVNRVDGVYETDVAVRLMLVANDTIVLYPSGATDPFNGNNNAGTLINESQTVINANIGSANYDIGHTFSTGGGGLAMLGCVCGSSKARGITGSANPVGDPYDIDYVAHEIGHQFGGNHTFNALTNSCNGNRNASTSVEPGSGITIMAYAGICGTTNNLANNSIAYFHAISYDEIVNFTHLGGGNSCASTVTTGNQPPVVTGPGTYTIPKSTPFQLTGSGTDPDGDPLTFQWEQTDPGTAGGNWNSGNRPYFMSYTPTPSPTRLFPKLSVILSGNMTGTKGEYLPATAQTLNFRLIARDNKMGGGGVCYVNQPVIISNAGPFSVTYPNAAAISWPGGSSQTITWNVNGTDIAPVSCGTVNVLISYDGGNTFTTLMNNVVNSGSLTVTVPTVTANITICRIKIECPTNIFFDINDFNFTITATTTGINQISSQNMLGLSVAPNPFTSVITINAANRSGEAALITVTDLLGKIIMQESAEGTGIHKELNLQNVESGIYFISIKTKSHQAVAKVIKQ, encoded by the coding sequence ATGAAGAAATTTTTACTTTCTGCCAGCTTACTTGGATTAAGTATCGCTGCATTTGCTCAATCGGAAAGATTATGGTCGCCGATTAACGAAAATCAAATAACATTAAGCGGTACACGAGAAATTGTTCCGCAAAAATATTTAACCTATCAGGTTAATATAAATGAATTAAGAAGTAAACTCCTTACTGCTCCGTCAGAAAATCAGGTTAACATTTCTCTTTCGAATTGCATTATTGATTTACCAATGCCTAACGGTCAAGTCGCTGCCTTTCGCGTGGTGGAAGCCCCAATCATGGAAGAAGGATTAGCGAATGCCTATCCAAAAATTAAAACTTACTCTGTAAAAGGTGTTGATGACATCTATGCAAAAGGAAAATTAGATGTAAACGATTTTGGATTTCACGCTATGATTCGAAGCACAAATGGTAGTGTATTTATCGATCCGTTTTGCAGAGGTAATCAAATTGATTACATCACCTATTATACCCACGATTTTAAGAAAGACCCTGCACACATGCTTCCTGAAGTTGGTGTGATGGAGAATCCTGAATACACTGCAGATAAATCATCCAGCGCGCCACCGGCAACTTGCGTTGGCGCTAATTTACGCCGTTACCGATTAGCGGTAGCCTGTACAGGTGAATATGCCGTAGCAGCAACAGGCGTGGCTAATCCTACGAAATCACAAATATTATCGAAAGTAGTAACCAGTGTTAATCGTGTAGATGGTGTTTACGAAACGGATGTGGCGGTTCGATTAATGTTAGTGGCTAACGATACGATTGTATTATATCCTAGCGGAGCAACGGATCCGTTTAACGGAAACAACAATGCCGGAACATTAATTAATGAAAGTCAAACCGTGATTAATGCAAACATTGGTTCTGCTAATTATGATATCGGACATACATTCAGTACCGGTGGTGGTGGATTAGCGATGTTGGGTTGTGTGTGCGGAAGCAGCAAAGCGCGCGGTATAACCGGAAGCGCAAATCCCGTGGGTGATCCTTACGATATTGATTATGTAGCACACGAAATCGGTCATCAATTCGGAGGTAATCATACATTTAATGCATTAACTAATTCTTGTAATGGAAACCGAAATGCATCCACTTCTGTTGAACCGGGTAGTGGAATTACGATTATGGCATATGCAGGTATTTGCGGCACCACAAATAATTTAGCGAATAACAGCATCGCATACTTTCATGCTATCAGTTATGATGAGATTGTGAACTTTACTCATCTTGGCGGCGGTAATTCATGCGCCAGCACAGTTACAACCGGTAATCAACCTCCTGTAGTAACTGGACCCGGAACTTATACCATTCCGAAATCCACACCTTTTCAATTGACAGGGAGCGGTACAGATCCGGATGGCGATCCTTTAACTTTTCAGTGGGAACAAACTGACCCCGGAACAGCAGGTGGAAACTGGAATTCCGGTAACAGACCATATTTCATGTCATACACACCTACACCATCTCCTACCCGCTTATTTCCAAAACTAAGCGTGATTCTGTCAGGAAACATGACTGGAACGAAGGGAGAATATTTACCTGCAACAGCGCAAACTTTAAATTTCCGTTTAATTGCCCGTGATAACAAAATGGGTGGCGGAGGGGTGTGCTACGTTAACCAGCCTGTTATTATTTCCAATGCAGGCCCGTTTAGTGTTACCTATCCAAATGCAGCAGCTATTTCATGGCCTGGAGGTTCATCGCAGACAATTACCTGGAATGTGAATGGTACAGATATTGCACCGGTAAGTTGCGGAACTGTAAACGTTTTGATTTCGTACGATGGTGGTAATACATTTACAACCTTAATGAATAACGTTGTTAATTCAGGCTCCCTTACTGTTACAGTTCCAACCGTTACTGCTAATATTACGATATGTAGAATTAAAATTGAATGCCCTACAAATATTTTCTTTGACATTAATGACTTCAATTTTACAATTACAGCAACAACAACAGGTATTAACCAAATTTCTTCTCAAAACATGCTTGGTTTATCTGTAGCGCCAAATCCTTTTACTTCTGTCATTACGATTAATGCGGCTAATCGCAGCGGTGAAGCAGCTTTAATAACAGTAACAGATTTATTAGGAAAAATAATTATGCAAGAAAGTGCTGAAGGAACAGGTATACATAAAGAGTTAAACTTGCAAAATGTTGAAAGTGGAATATACTTTATAAGTATAAAAACAAAATCGCATCAGGCAGTAGCTAAAGTGATAAAACAATAA
- a CDS encoding YegS/Rv2252/BmrU family lipid kinase has protein sequence MSRKILFIVNPNAGKKISGKLIETIRKEFPSSIHNDITIWKDRNHFQEILHSLQTGSYTDAVAVGGDGTVNQVAKSILNTNIALGIVPAGSGNGLARSLGISVKTEEAIKQIALGNYRTIDTGSVNGIPFFCTSGVGFDAHIGKLFATSAKRGLQSYVKITIREIFNYKPSRYKINIDGKDIERNAFLMTVANAGQYGNDFYIAPQALLNDGLFHLAILKPFPLLKGIGAVIKVLRRKANESALIETFTGKDIVVTRENPDSIHYDGEPDMQGKELVYKIHPNSLKVIIGNKFDGL, from the coding sequence ATGTCACGAAAAATTCTTTTTATTGTAAATCCAAATGCCGGGAAAAAAATTTCCGGTAAATTAATAGAAACTATTCGAAAAGAATTTCCTTCCTCGATACATAATGATATTACTATTTGGAAAGACAGAAATCACTTCCAGGAAATATTACATTCACTACAAACAGGTTCCTATACCGATGCTGTTGCCGTGGGTGGTGACGGAACAGTTAATCAAGTTGCTAAATCAATACTTAACACCAACATTGCTCTGGGTATTGTTCCTGCAGGGTCGGGTAATGGTTTAGCACGTTCACTCGGAATTTCTGTTAAAACAGAAGAAGCTATTAAACAAATCGCATTGGGAAATTACCGAACCATTGATACCGGAAGTGTAAATGGCATTCCCTTCTTTTGCACAAGCGGAGTAGGTTTTGACGCGCATATCGGAAAATTATTTGCTACCTCAGCTAAACGCGGGCTTCAATCTTATGTAAAAATTACAATCAGAGAAATTTTTAATTACAAGCCTTCGCGTTATAAAATAAATATTGACGGAAAAGACATAGAGCGTAACGCGTTTTTAATGACGGTCGCAAATGCCGGACAATATGGTAATGATTTTTATATTGCTCCCCAAGCATTATTGAATGACGGTTTGTTTCACCTCGCCATCTTAAAACCATTTCCGTTACTAAAAGGTATTGGCGCAGTAATTAAAGTTTTAAGAAGAAAAGCCAACGAATCTGCATTAATAGAAACCTTTACCGGAAAAGACATTGTTGTGACACGGGAAAATCCCGACAGCATACACTATGATGGTGAGCCGGATATGCAAGGAAAAGAATTAGTTTATAAAATTCATCCTAATTCTTTGAAGGTTATTATCGGTAATAAATTTGACGGACTATAA
- a CDS encoding phosphoribosylformylglycinamidine cyclo-ligase: MSDSKYNLRGVSASKEDVHKAIANLDKGLFPKAFCKVVPDFLSGSEEHCVIMHADGAGTKSSLAYAYWKETGDLNVWKGIAQDAVIMNVDDLICAGATDNILLSSTIGRNKNLIPGEVISAIINGTEDVLEMLRNNGISIHSTGGETADVGDLVRTIIVDSTVVCRMKRNAVVSNDNIKAGDVIIGLASYGKATYENEYNGGMGSNGLTSARHDVFGKAVAQKFPETYDNALPKEVVYTGGLNLTDKIEVSYTDSNGKQTTEMIDAAKLVLSPTRTYAPIIKAVLNQFAGQINGLVHCSGGAQTKVLHFLNDGLHVIKDNLFDVPPLFKTIHQQSETDYKEMYKVFNMGHRMEIYVPEHLAGEIIKISKSFNVDAKIIGRVEKGEGKHVTVKSEFGVFEY, from the coding sequence ATGTCCGATTCTAAATACAATTTACGAGGGGTTTCGGCCTCCAAAGAAGATGTTCACAAAGCGATTGCCAATTTGGATAAAGGGCTTTTTCCAAAGGCATTTTGCAAGGTGGTTCCCGACTTTTTAAGCGGCAGTGAAGAGCATTGTGTCATCATGCATGCCGATGGCGCCGGTACCAAATCTTCGTTGGCGTATGCTTATTGGAAAGAAACCGGCGATTTAAATGTATGGAAAGGCATTGCACAAGATGCGGTTATCATGAATGTAGATGACTTGATTTGTGCAGGGGCAACTGATAACATTTTACTTTCTTCAACGATCGGGCGTAATAAAAATCTAATTCCCGGCGAAGTTATTTCCGCTATCATTAATGGAACTGAAGATGTTTTGGAAATGCTACGCAATAACGGCATTAGTATTCATTCTACAGGTGGCGAAACCGCTGATGTGGGCGATTTAGTTAGAACTATTATTGTGGATAGCACTGTTGTGTGTCGCATGAAACGTAACGCTGTTGTTTCAAATGACAATATAAAAGCCGGTGATGTTATTATTGGACTTGCCTCTTACGGAAAGGCTACTTATGAAAATGAATACAATGGAGGTATGGGCAGTAATGGTTTAACCAGCGCGCGCCACGACGTATTTGGAAAAGCAGTTGCGCAGAAATTCCCTGAAACTTACGATAATGCGCTGCCAAAGGAAGTCGTGTATACAGGAGGACTGAATCTAACCGATAAGATTGAAGTTAGCTATACCGATTCTAACGGTAAGCAAACAACGGAAATGATTGATGCTGCGAAATTAGTATTATCACCAACACGCACTTACGCTCCCATAATTAAAGCTGTTCTAAATCAATTTGCAGGTCAAATAAACGGACTTGTACATTGCAGCGGCGGGGCGCAAACTAAAGTGCTTCATTTTTTAAATGATGGATTACATGTTATAAAAGATAATTTATTTGATGTGCCGCCTCTATTTAAAACCATACACCAGCAAAGTGAAACAGACTACAAAGAAATGTACAAGGTGTTTAACATGGGGCATCGCATGGAAATTTATGTGCCTGAACATTTAGCCGGCGAAATCATTAAAATTTCGAAATCATTTAATGTGGATGCCAAAATCATTGGCCGTGTTGAGAAAGGCGAAGGCAAACACGTTACGGTAAAATCAGAGTTTGGTGTTTTTGAATACTAA